One Cryobacterium roopkundense genomic region harbors:
- a CDS encoding phage tail protein: protein MSDAAATAATPPPQAQPGNVVDPYRAYNFKLVIQSVVQGHFTRVDGLGIVIPRLLWREGGEHAAVRTMPGPVEYPPVTLRYGMTDSKELLQWLFKAVDGTVERRNVSLAMLNDAGSAEVRRWNLIGAWPCEWSGAPLDALGKELAIESLSLAYDQLKLDDAPATPPAA, encoded by the coding sequence ATGTCCGATGCAGCAGCAACAGCAGCCACCCCACCCCCGCAGGCGCAACCGGGAAACGTGGTCGACCCCTACCGTGCGTACAACTTCAAACTCGTGATCCAAAGCGTGGTGCAGGGCCACTTCACTCGCGTGGACGGTCTCGGAATCGTGATTCCACGCCTGCTGTGGCGGGAAGGCGGTGAACACGCGGCCGTGCGCACGATGCCAGGTCCGGTCGAGTACCCGCCGGTCACCCTGCGCTACGGCATGACCGATTCCAAGGAGTTGCTGCAGTGGCTCTTCAAGGCCGTTGACGGCACAGTCGAGCGCCGCAACGTGTCGCTCGCCATGCTCAACGACGCCGGATCGGCCGAGGTGAGGCGCTGGAACCTGATCGGTGCCTGGCCGTGTGAATGGTCCGGTGCTCCGCTGGATGCCCTCGGCAAAGAACTGGCGATCGAATCGCTCAGCCTCGCCTACGACCAGCTGAAGCTCGACGATGCTCCCGCGACCCCGCCTGCTGCGTAG
- a CDS encoding phage tail sheath family protein has product MPNYLAPGVYVQEVPSGARAIGQVNSSIAGFVGIAPDASAKVDETVVLDNWTQFVDTYVGTATGGTPLSNAVYGFFNNGGGRCYVVNIGANGTLLGTATHPTGLRNFEKVDDISIVAAPGYVDADSYAALLEHCEHPLRQDRVAILDGVEDWGPDVSALTRVATSGVPTKTGGAADAPSAPKGTSKTDDTELALGPPESPGGYAAFYVPWLVVLDPVSGLRVTQPPSGHIAGVWARVDSSRGVHKAPANEPIQGALDLRQRISRGEQEVLNPAGVNCIRYFPGEGIRVWGARTKAPEASEYRYVPVRRLTNMIKESIEDGTRWAVFEPNKDELWRSLRRDIGNFLTNVWHDGALFGTTPQQAFFVKCDAETNPPEVRDAGRVVTIIGLAPVKPAEFIVFKLMQSVDTTEIENLGA; this is encoded by the coding sequence ATGCCCAACTATCTTGCTCCGGGCGTGTACGTGCAGGAGGTCCCGAGTGGAGCCCGCGCCATCGGGCAGGTGAACTCGAGCATCGCCGGGTTCGTGGGCATTGCACCGGATGCCTCCGCCAAGGTCGACGAGACCGTGGTGCTTGACAACTGGACCCAGTTCGTCGACACCTATGTGGGAACGGCAACTGGGGGCACGCCGCTCTCTAACGCCGTGTACGGCTTCTTCAACAACGGCGGCGGCCGGTGCTATGTGGTGAACATCGGTGCGAACGGCACCTTGCTCGGCACGGCGACCCACCCGACCGGCCTGCGTAACTTCGAGAAGGTCGACGACATCTCCATTGTGGCGGCTCCGGGCTACGTGGACGCCGACTCCTACGCGGCCCTGCTTGAGCACTGCGAGCATCCGCTGCGGCAGGACCGCGTGGCGATCCTCGACGGCGTCGAAGATTGGGGCCCCGACGTATCGGCGCTCACCCGGGTGGCGACCTCGGGCGTGCCGACAAAGACCGGGGGCGCAGCGGATGCCCCATCCGCGCCCAAAGGAACAAGCAAGACGGACGACACTGAGCTCGCCCTGGGCCCGCCGGAGTCGCCCGGCGGCTACGCAGCGTTCTATGTACCGTGGCTTGTCGTGCTCGACCCGGTGTCCGGACTCAGAGTCACCCAACCACCGTCGGGCCATATCGCCGGGGTCTGGGCCAGGGTCGACAGCAGTCGTGGGGTGCACAAGGCACCCGCCAACGAGCCGATCCAGGGTGCGCTCGATCTTCGGCAGCGCATCAGCCGAGGCGAGCAGGAGGTGCTGAACCCCGCCGGGGTCAACTGCATCCGCTATTTCCCCGGGGAGGGCATCCGGGTGTGGGGTGCCCGGACCAAGGCCCCCGAGGCGAGCGAGTATCGGTATGTGCCGGTGCGGCGGCTGACCAACATGATCAAGGAGTCCATCGAGGACGGCACCCGCTGGGCCGTCTTCGAGCCCAACAAAGACGAGCTGTGGCGCTCGCTGCGACGGGACATCGGCAACTTCCTCACGAACGTCTGGCACGACGGCGCCCTGTTCGGAACCACGCCGCAGCAGGCGTTTTTCGTGAAGTGCGACGCCGAGACGAACCCGCCAGAAGTGCGGGACGCCGGCCGGGTCGTCACGATTATCGGGCTCGCGCCCGTGAAACCGGCCGAGTTCATCGTGTTCAAACTCATGCAGTCGGTGGACACCACCGAGATCGAAAACCTGGGAGCGTGA
- a CDS encoding Ig-like domain-containing protein translates to MNAQTRRYLLARAQEASEEFPAAIEQPLSLGLHRYRARLLRVFAASAVLAVIVLGVVISVHPTTVAALETLFPASSTSEATLVEISVTPGDLTVQIGEQGQLTAQGRYSDDTTVDLKAEVKWTSADPDVVGVDDSGLIAAMNPGASVITATLGTIQGSSAVTVLAPGAPPPAAPEDADPSGPKTQTGITIIPESVTLAPQETQQLEILATFSDDTTAAVTGTPQWSTDNMRIARVDEAGLLTAGPFGEKAQAFTPIAPSATTTVRAELDGFTADPVSVTVDPLKNFTLTVSGVVRDLLPGETLQLTATLSDGKQEFDVTDNRDTSWTCGPEEVAEVDTSGAVTANAAGTAVITASWRSLNGQATVDVTAPPKIPVPDTVPDPLPKAPVDADDPVVPIS, encoded by the coding sequence ATGAACGCGCAGACGCGCCGATATCTCCTGGCGCGAGCACAGGAAGCCAGTGAAGAGTTCCCCGCCGCGATCGAACAGCCTCTCTCCCTGGGCCTGCACCGATACCGCGCTCGCCTCCTACGGGTCTTCGCTGCGAGCGCCGTGCTGGCGGTGATCGTACTCGGCGTCGTGATCTCGGTGCATCCGACCACCGTCGCGGCTCTGGAAACCCTGTTCCCGGCGTCGTCGACCTCCGAGGCGACCCTGGTTGAGATCTCAGTGACCCCCGGCGACCTCACAGTGCAGATTGGCGAGCAAGGTCAGCTCACGGCACAAGGCCGCTACAGCGACGACACCACTGTCGACCTGAAAGCCGAGGTGAAGTGGACCTCGGCAGACCCGGATGTGGTCGGGGTCGACGACAGCGGGCTCATTGCGGCGATGAACCCCGGCGCCTCCGTGATCACCGCCACGCTGGGCACGATCCAGGGTTCCTCAGCCGTCACAGTTCTCGCCCCAGGCGCACCGCCCCCCGCGGCTCCAGAGGACGCGGATCCCAGTGGCCCCAAGACCCAAACAGGCATCACGATCATCCCCGAGAGCGTGACCCTCGCTCCGCAGGAGACCCAGCAATTGGAAATTCTTGCCACCTTCAGCGATGACACAACAGCGGCCGTCACGGGCACCCCGCAATGGTCCACCGACAACATGAGGATCGCCCGGGTCGATGAGGCAGGTCTGCTGACGGCAGGCCCGTTCGGCGAAAAAGCACAGGCGTTTACCCCAATCGCTCCGTCGGCAACCACAACGGTTCGGGCAGAACTCGACGGTTTCACCGCAGACCCGGTGTCCGTCACCGTCGATCCCCTGAAAAATTTCACCCTCACAGTGTCCGGGGTCGTCCGTGACCTCCTCCCAGGCGAAACGCTTCAGCTCACGGCCACTCTGTCGGATGGCAAGCAGGAATTCGACGTCACCGACAACCGCGACACCTCGTGGACGTGCGGCCCCGAAGAAGTCGCTGAGGTCGACACGTCCGGCGCCGTGACGGCCAACGCGGCGGGCACCGCGGTCATCACCGCTTCCTGGCGCAGCCTGAATGGCCAAGCCACCGTCGACGTGACTGCGCCCCCCAAGATCCCGGTTCCCGATACTGTGCCCGACCCTCTTCCCAAAGCGCCCGTCGACGCTGACGATCCAGTCGTCCCGATTTCCTGA
- a CDS encoding Ig-like domain-containing protein, with protein sequence MNTHLRRRLLADAAVNSHANPAHVDRALQYGNSRYRRRVASVYAVTLTVSAILMLALVAVHPAAYAVLNSLGADSTTTAPLPTATNLSDTPNSNIVLASISIVPGAVTLAAGETAQLSVVGNFSDGASGPVSGVATWQSDNDTIAIITTEGVVTALVPDQNATITASLGGFTDTTTVIVAAKVLTRISIRSVQSSYNSFQKDLETDSQAGLPVGGEAALVADGAYSDGTSGALAGVTWASDETGIATIGADGTLRAVAAGTAQVTASLQGVVGTVTIDVSEANVVD encoded by the coding sequence ATGAACACCCACCTGCGACGGCGCCTGCTGGCCGATGCCGCCGTGAATTCGCACGCGAACCCGGCGCACGTCGACCGGGCGCTGCAGTACGGCAACAGCCGGTATCGCCGCCGCGTCGCATCCGTTTACGCCGTCACCCTTACGGTATCGGCAATCCTGATGCTCGCCCTGGTTGCGGTTCATCCGGCGGCCTACGCCGTGCTGAACAGTCTGGGGGCCGATTCGACAACAACAGCGCCCCTGCCCACGGCGACGAACCTATCGGACACCCCGAACTCCAACATCGTGCTCGCGAGCATTAGCATCGTGCCGGGTGCGGTGACCCTCGCTGCGGGCGAAACGGCCCAGCTCTCCGTGGTCGGCAATTTCAGCGACGGGGCCAGTGGCCCCGTGTCAGGCGTTGCCACCTGGCAGTCTGACAACGATACGATCGCGATCATCACCACCGAGGGCGTCGTCACCGCCCTTGTGCCGGACCAGAATGCCACCATCACGGCGTCGCTGGGCGGGTTCACCGACACGACGACGGTGATCGTGGCGGCGAAGGTTCTCACCCGAATCAGCATCCGCTCCGTGCAATCGAGCTACAACAGCTTCCAGAAGGACCTCGAAACCGACAGCCAAGCCGGCCTGCCGGTGGGCGGCGAAGCGGCGCTGGTCGCGGACGGAGCATACAGCGACGGAACATCCGGCGCGCTGGCGGGCGTCACCTGGGCTTCCGACGAAACTGGCATCGCGACGATCGGTGCCGACGGAACGCTGCGCGCCGTCGCCGCGGGCACCGCCCAGGTCACGGCGTCGCTACAGGGTGTCGTGGGCACCGTCACCATCGATGTCAGCGAAGCCAACGTCGTGGACTGA
- a CDS encoding ABC transporter ATP-binding protein, with protein MTQAGTAGRTGASPFAAPLDQNAIEVTDVTKRFGTNLALKGVSFTVARGSVFGVIGPNGAGKTTLMRTLLDIIRATSGRAAVLGTDSRNAGPELRRRIGYLPGDLVLEGRVSGARLLKHYADISGPVREGRIEQLADRLKLDLNRPVRNLSKGNKQKLGVIQAFMHEPELLVLDEPTSGLDPLMQQEFLGLVQEASEAGQTVFLSSHVISEIQQAADEVAILRDGRIVTIASVEELRNSAIRHLRMSATGLGTAQLAARLGGLPGLGDLDCTLTATGATEATATLRGDLQPFVQAIGTLTLTDLVLEEPDLEESVLKLYSSPEVDS; from the coding sequence ATGACGCAAGCTGGAACGGCCGGGCGCACCGGCGCTTCGCCATTCGCTGCACCGCTCGATCAGAACGCCATCGAAGTGACCGATGTCACCAAGCGCTTTGGCACGAACCTAGCGTTGAAGGGCGTGAGCTTCACGGTCGCCCGCGGCAGCGTCTTCGGCGTCATCGGCCCGAACGGGGCCGGCAAGACCACCCTCATGCGCACCCTCCTCGACATCATCCGGGCCACGTCTGGGCGCGCGGCCGTTCTCGGAACGGACTCGCGCAATGCCGGCCCGGAACTACGCAGACGCATCGGTTATCTGCCCGGCGACCTCGTGCTGGAGGGGCGCGTCAGCGGAGCGCGCCTACTGAAGCACTACGCGGACATCTCTGGTCCTGTGCGGGAGGGGCGGATCGAGCAACTCGCAGACCGCCTCAAGCTCGACCTGAATCGGCCCGTGCGCAACCTCTCCAAGGGGAACAAGCAGAAGCTCGGCGTCATTCAGGCCTTCATGCACGAACCGGAGTTGCTCGTTCTCGACGAGCCGACTAGCGGCCTCGATCCGCTCATGCAGCAGGAATTTCTGGGTCTGGTGCAGGAGGCGAGCGAGGCCGGCCAGACCGTGTTCCTGTCCTCGCATGTGATCAGCGAGATCCAGCAAGCCGCGGATGAGGTCGCGATTCTGCGCGACGGTCGAATCGTGACGATTGCGAGCGTGGAGGAGCTGCGGAACTCCGCTATCCGGCACCTGCGCATGAGCGCGACGGGCCTCGGCACTGCGCAACTCGCCGCGAGGTTAGGCGGGCTGCCCGGCCTCGGCGACCTCGATTGCACTCTCACCGCCACCGGGGCCACCGAAGCGACCGCCACCCTTCGCGGGGATCTCCAGCCCTTCGTGCAGGCCATCGGCACGCTGACCCTCACGGACCTTGTGCTTGAAGAACCGGACCTCGAAGAATCCGTACTCAAGCTGTATTCCTCACCGGAGGTCGACTCATGA
- a CDS encoding ABC transporter permease subunit, protein MTQPVLRPRPLRAIPTVQRARFPLFSKVFSDSWRSLLAWSLGLVAAASLYLPIYPSMGGSAQMQDLIDTLPKELVRSLNYDQIGTGPGYAQATIFGLIAYLLLGIAVISWGAAALGGDEESGQLELTLAHAVTRVQVAVARFAALAVKVLALSLFLGALVLFWNSPAQLDIDAVNLLGTCLLFAGLILLSGTAALLCGAVGGRRVWGVGGGAFVAVLGYVLNALGNQSADLEWLHALSPYNWVFGHNPLSNGADWATVGLLFAASVVLAVATALVVRQRDVGV, encoded by the coding sequence ATGACCCAGCCTGTGCTGCGGCCACGCCCCCTCCGCGCGATTCCCACCGTGCAACGGGCTCGCTTCCCCCTCTTCAGCAAGGTCTTCAGCGACAGCTGGCGCTCGCTACTCGCCTGGAGCCTGGGCCTCGTGGCCGCCGCCTCGCTGTACCTGCCCATCTATCCGAGCATGGGCGGCAGCGCCCAGATGCAGGACCTCATCGACACCCTGCCGAAGGAGCTCGTGCGGAGCCTCAACTACGACCAGATCGGCACGGGCCCCGGGTATGCCCAAGCCACGATCTTCGGGCTGATCGCCTACCTACTGCTCGGCATCGCCGTCATCAGCTGGGGGGCCGCGGCCCTCGGCGGTGACGAGGAGTCCGGACAACTCGAGCTGACTCTCGCGCATGCAGTCACCCGAGTGCAGGTTGCCGTGGCGCGCTTCGCGGCCCTCGCCGTGAAGGTCCTTGCGCTGTCTCTCTTTCTGGGCGCGCTCGTGCTGTTCTGGAATTCCCCAGCCCAACTCGACATCGACGCCGTCAACCTGCTCGGCACCTGCCTGCTGTTCGCCGGGCTCATCCTGCTCAGCGGAACCGCGGCGCTCCTCTGCGGCGCAGTGGGTGGTCGACGTGTCTGGGGAGTTGGCGGCGGCGCCTTCGTGGCCGTGCTGGGGTATGTGCTCAACGCCCTAGGCAACCAGAGCGCCGACCTGGAGTGGCTGCACGCACTGTCGCCCTACAACTGGGTGTTCGGCCACAACCCGCTCTCTAACGGAGCCGATTGGGCAACAGTGGGTCTCTTGTTCGCCGCGTCGGTCGTGCTCGCCGTCGCCACGGCCCTCGTTGTGCGGCAGCGCGATGTGGGAGTGTAA
- a CDS encoding helix-turn-helix domain-containing protein, whose amino-acid sequence MDTIQLQHFAAVAEVLNFTHAAKKLNVPRMTVSLSVKNLEAELGYALFDRSTDVTRLTKAGVALLSDIHYEAEKNAPPPRPPGGKAKASKGKGRTPAVKGVPRVGKKRQSR is encoded by the coding sequence GTGGACACCATCCAGCTCCAGCACTTCGCCGCCGTCGCGGAGGTGTTGAATTTCACTCACGCGGCCAAGAAGCTGAACGTGCCCCGCATGACCGTAAGCCTGTCCGTGAAGAATCTCGAGGCCGAACTCGGCTACGCCCTCTTCGACCGCAGCACGGATGTGACCCGGCTCACGAAGGCCGGCGTGGCCCTGCTCTCCGACATCCACTACGAGGCCGAAAAGAACGCCCCGCCGCCCCGTCCGCCTGGCGGCAAGGCCAAGGCGTCCAAAGGCAAGGGCCGCACGCCCGCCGTCAAGGGAGTTCCGCGGGTCGGCAAGAAGCGCCAGTCCCGCTAG
- a CDS encoding ABC-F family ATP-binding cassette domain-containing protein codes for MTGTLVAKGLAGGYAHRTLFDSLDLTVAPGDVIGVVGVNGAGKSTLLRLLAGILRPQEGTVSLVPTDAFIGWLPQEHERLAGETVSAFIARRTGCAEATREMDAAASALGDTSARADGQDPADIYSAALDRWLASGAADLDDRLPVVLAELGLALGSDVAGDALMTSLSGGQAARVGLAALLLSRFDIVLLDEPTNDLDLDGLERLEAFVRGLRGGVVLVSHDREFLARSVTRVLELDLAQNANRVFGGGYDSYLEERETARRHKREEFDEFAAKKADLVGRARTQREWSSQGVRNAMKKAPDNDKIRRKASAESSEKQGQKVRQMESRIARMEEVEEPRKEWQLEFTIGAAPRSSAVVSTLSNVVVRQGGFVLGPVSLQVNAGERIGITGPNGAGKTTLLRALLGRATPTEGTASLGASVRIGEIDQARTLLAGAEPLAVSFEELVPDLSPAEVRTLLAKFGLKADHVNRPVDELSPGERTRAGLALLQARGINLLVLDEPTNHLDLAAIEQLEQALESYEGTLLLVTHDRRMLANVHTDRHFFVEAGRVTEL; via the coding sequence ATGACCGGAACACTCGTGGCCAAAGGCCTGGCCGGCGGGTACGCGCACCGCACACTCTTTGACTCCCTCGACCTGACGGTCGCGCCCGGCGACGTCATCGGCGTCGTGGGCGTGAACGGCGCGGGAAAATCTACGCTGTTGCGGCTGCTCGCCGGAATCCTGCGGCCGCAGGAGGGAACCGTGAGCCTCGTGCCGACGGATGCCTTCATCGGCTGGTTGCCACAGGAGCACGAACGCCTTGCCGGAGAGACGGTTTCGGCCTTCATCGCCCGGAGAACCGGCTGTGCCGAGGCCACGCGCGAAATGGATGCCGCGGCGTCCGCTCTCGGCGACACCTCGGCGCGTGCCGACGGCCAGGATCCGGCCGACATCTACTCCGCGGCGCTCGACCGTTGGCTCGCGAGCGGTGCGGCCGACCTCGACGACCGGCTGCCCGTCGTGCTCGCCGAGCTGGGGCTGGCGCTCGGATCCGATGTGGCGGGTGACGCCCTGATGACATCGCTCTCGGGCGGCCAGGCGGCGAGGGTGGGGCTCGCCGCACTGCTGTTGTCGCGCTTCGACATCGTGTTGCTCGACGAACCCACCAACGACCTCGACCTCGATGGACTCGAGCGGCTCGAGGCCTTCGTGCGCGGGCTGCGTGGCGGCGTCGTTCTCGTGAGCCACGACCGTGAATTCCTCGCCCGCTCTGTCACCCGCGTGCTCGAACTTGACCTCGCCCAGAACGCCAACCGCGTGTTCGGCGGCGGCTACGACTCCTACCTGGAGGAGCGAGAGACGGCCAGGCGACATAAGCGAGAAGAGTTCGACGAGTTCGCGGCGAAGAAAGCCGACCTCGTGGGTCGGGCCAGAACTCAGCGCGAATGGTCGAGCCAGGGCGTGCGGAACGCCATGAAGAAGGCCCCCGACAACGACAAGATCCGTCGCAAGGCATCGGCGGAATCGAGCGAGAAGCAGGGCCAGAAGGTGCGCCAGATGGAGAGCCGAATCGCGCGCATGGAAGAGGTGGAGGAGCCCCGCAAGGAGTGGCAGCTCGAGTTCACCATCGGGGCCGCACCGCGTTCGAGCGCCGTCGTGTCGACGCTCTCCAACGTCGTGGTGCGCCAGGGCGGCTTCGTACTCGGTCCCGTGTCGCTGCAGGTGAACGCAGGCGAGCGGATCGGCATCACCGGCCCCAACGGTGCCGGCAAGACCACGCTGCTGCGTGCCCTCCTCGGCCGGGCAACGCCCACCGAGGGCACGGCCAGCCTCGGCGCGAGCGTACGGATCGGTGAGATCGACCAGGCCCGTACCCTGCTCGCTGGCGCCGAACCGCTGGCAGTGAGCTTCGAAGAGCTCGTTCCCGACCTGTCGCCGGCCGAAGTCCGCACCCTGCTGGCCAAGTTCGGACTCAAGGCCGACCACGTGAACCGGCCCGTCGATGAGCTCTCGCCGGGCGAGCGCACGCGTGCTGGACTCGCCCTGCTGCAAGCCCGGGGAATAAACCTGCTCGTGCTCGACGAGCCCACCAACCACCTCGACCTAGCTGCGATCGAGCAGCTCGAACAGGCCCTCGAGTCCTACGAGGGAACGCTGCTTCTCGTGACCCACGACCGACGGATGCTCGCCAACGTGCACACGGACCGCCACTTCTTTGTGGAGGCCGGCCGGGTCACCGAGCTGTAG
- a CDS encoding LON peptidase substrate-binding domain-containing protein — protein sequence MTDLPMFPLGSVLFPFMPIQLRVFEERYLVMLARVLQAEPAEFGVVLIERGQEVGGGEHRFRYGTVARITQVGADENVVALIAQGDRRIEVVEWLAEDPHPLARVREVADLEWDDSLLPLREEAEKTVRRALARASEFVDQQWAADVELSHDPVAAIWQLAAIAPVGPLDQVALLQASTAEALLTAVIDLTVSALATLGDEWQ from the coding sequence GTGACCGACTTGCCGATGTTCCCGCTGGGATCCGTGCTGTTCCCCTTTATGCCCATCCAGCTGCGGGTGTTCGAGGAACGCTACCTCGTGATGCTGGCCCGGGTGCTGCAGGCGGAACCTGCGGAATTCGGCGTGGTGCTGATCGAGCGGGGGCAGGAGGTCGGCGGCGGGGAACACCGTTTTCGCTACGGCACCGTCGCCCGGATTACTCAGGTCGGGGCCGACGAGAACGTTGTGGCCCTGATCGCACAGGGTGATCGACGCATCGAGGTGGTCGAATGGCTCGCGGAAGACCCGCATCCGCTTGCCCGAGTGCGGGAGGTAGCCGACCTGGAGTGGGACGACAGCCTGCTGCCCCTGCGTGAGGAGGCCGAGAAGACCGTGCGCCGGGCACTCGCCCGGGCGAGCGAATTCGTGGACCAGCAGTGGGCCGCGGACGTTGAGCTGTCCCATGACCCGGTGGCCGCCATCTGGCAACTCGCCGCGATTGCACCGGTTGGGCCACTCGATCAGGTCGCCCTGCTGCAGGCTTCGACGGCCGAGGCGCTTCTCACCGCCGTCATCGACCTCACAGTCTCGGCATTGGCGACCCTCGGCGACGAGTGGCAATGA
- a CDS encoding DUF2461 domain-containing protein encodes MVSITNVRFSAAALDFLDELEHHNDREWFAEHKPTYESELKSRMLEVAAAVNDRLADFAPDYVRPPAKAMLRIYRDVRFSKDKSPYKSHMAAHWPRQGIAGGAGFFLQVGARSLMIAGGAYSPRPEQLSAIRDHIVSHERELRGLLSDGDRSGLFEPLDGDPLLRAPRGFPADHPAADLLRNRRWALTAHLPGITSEGAEFLDTVVERFRVIAPLVEFLNVPLASLELTRSLTEGRA; translated from the coding sequence ATGGTCTCCATCACGAACGTGCGTTTCTCTGCGGCCGCCCTCGATTTTCTTGATGAACTCGAACACCACAACGATCGGGAGTGGTTCGCCGAGCACAAGCCGACCTACGAAAGCGAGCTCAAATCGCGCATGCTCGAGGTGGCCGCCGCAGTCAACGATCGACTGGCCGACTTTGCCCCCGACTACGTGCGTCCACCCGCCAAGGCGATGCTTCGCATCTACCGCGATGTGCGGTTTTCGAAGGATAAGAGCCCCTACAAGTCCCACATGGCCGCGCACTGGCCGCGGCAGGGCATTGCCGGTGGCGCGGGGTTTTTCCTGCAGGTTGGCGCTCGCTCGCTCATGATTGCGGGCGGGGCCTACAGCCCCCGGCCTGAGCAACTGTCGGCGATCCGCGACCATATCGTCAGCCACGAGCGGGAGCTGCGTGGCCTGCTCAGCGACGGCGATCGCTCGGGTCTGTTCGAGCCCCTCGACGGGGATCCGCTCCTGCGCGCGCCGCGAGGCTTCCCGGCCGACCACCCCGCGGCCGACCTGCTCCGAAATCGGCGCTGGGCCCTCACGGCGCACCTGCCGGGAATCACCAGCGAGGGCGCGGAATTTCTCGACACGGTAGTCGAACGCTTCCGGGTGATCGCGCCGCTCGTGGAATTCCTCAATGTGCCGCTCGCATCCCTTGAACTGACTCGCAGTCTGACGGAAGGGCGCGCCTGA